The following coding sequences lie in one Mus musculus strain C57BL/6J chromosome 11, GRCm38.p6 C57BL/6J genomic window:
- the Morc2a gene encoding ATPase MORC2A isoform 2 (isoform 2 is encoded by transcript variant 2), producing the protein MLCFLDDGAGMDPSDAASVIQFGKSAKRTPESTQIGQYGNGLKSGSMRIGKDFILFTKKEDTMTCLFLSRTFHEEEGIDEVIVPLPTWNARTREPITDNVEKFAIETELVYKYSPFHTEEQVMNQFMKIPGNSGTLVIIFNLKLMDNGEPELDIISNPKDIQMAETSPEGTKPERRSFRAYAAVLYIDPRMRIFIHGHKVQTKRLSCCLYKPRMYKYTSSRFKTRAEQEVKKAEHVARIAEEKAREAESKARTLEVRMGGDLTRDSRVMLRQVQNTAITLRREADVKKRIKDAKQRALKEPKELNFVFGVNIEHRDLDGMFIYNCSRLIKMYEKVGPQLEGGMACGGVVGVVDVPYLVLEPTHNKQDFADAKEYRHLLRAMGEHLAQYWKDIAIAQRGIIKFWDEFGYLSANWNQPPSSELRFKRRRAMEIPTTIQCDLCLKWRTLPFQLSSVETDYPDTWVCSMNPDPEQDRCEASEQKQKVPLGTLKKDPKTQEEKQKQLTEKIRQQQEKLEALQKTTPIRSQADLKKLPLEVTTRPIEEPVRRPQRPRSPPLPAVIKNAPSRPPSIQTPRPSTQLRKTSVISLPKPPTTAARGETSTSRLLQPTEAPRKPANPPIKTVPRPTPPVHTPPLSLIPSSKSLREVPAQKAIKTPVVKKPEPPVKQSVATSGRKRSLAVSDEEEAEEEAEKRRERCKRGKLAVKEEKKEANEVLSDSAGEDHPAELRKAQKDKGLHVEVRVNREWYTGRVTAVEVGKNAVRWKVKFDYVPTDTTPRDRWVEKGSEDVRLMKPPSPEHQSPDTQQEGGEEEEAMVARQAVALPEPSTSDGLPIEPDTTATSPSHETIDLLVQILRNCLRYFLPPSFPISKKELSVMNSEELISFPLKEYFKQYEVGLQNLCHSYQSRADSRAKASEESLRTSEKKLRETEEKLQKLRTNIVALLQKVQEDIDINTDDELDAYIEDLITKGD; encoded by the exons GGGCTCAATGCGGATTGGGAAGGATTTTATCCTTTTCACTAAGAAGGAAGATACCATGACCTGCCTCTTCTTGTCTCGCACCTTTCATGAGGAAGAAGGCATTGATGAA GTAATTGTCCCATTGCCCACCTGGAATGCTCGAACACGGGAACCTATCACAGACAATGTGGAGAAGTTTGCCATTGAGACAGAGCTTGTCTACAAATACTCTCCCTTCCACACTGAGGAGCAAGTGATGAACCAGTTCATGAAGATTCCTGGGAATAGTG GAACACTGGTGATCATCTTTAATCTCAAGCTCATGGATAATGGAGAGCCGGAACTAGACATAATCTCAAATCCAAAAGATATCCAGATGGCAGAAACCTCGCCAGAGGGCAC GAAGCCAGAGCGACGCTCCTTCCGAGCCTATGCTGCTGTACTCTATATTGATCCCCGGATGAGGATCTTCATCCATGGACACAAGGTGCAGACCAAGAGACTCTCCTGCTGCCTATATAAGCCCAG GATGTACAAGTATACATCAAGTCGTTTCAAGACTCGGGCAGAACAGGAAGTGAAGAAAGCAGAGCATGTAGCACGGATTG ctGAAGAGAAGGCCCGGGAGGCAGAGAGCAAAGCTCGTACTTTAGAAGTACGCATGGGTGGAGACCTGACACGGGACTCCAGG GTGATGTTGCGGCAGGTCCAGAATACAGCCATCACCCTTCGTAGAGAAGCTGATGTCAAGAAAAGGATCAAGGATGCCAAGCAGCG AGCTCTCAAAGAACCCAAGgaacttaattttgtttttgggGTCAATATTGAACACCGGGACTTAGATGGCATGTTTATCTACAACTGTAGCCGCCTGATCAAGATGTATGAGAAAGTGGGCCCACAGCTGGAAGGGGGCAT GGCATGTGGTGGGGTTGTTGGGGTTGTTGATGTACCCTACTTGGTTCTGGAGCCTACACATAACAAGCAGGACTTTGCTGATGCTAAGGAGTACCGGCATCTACTTCGAGCAATGGGGGAGCACTTGGCACAGTACTGGAAGGACATAGCCATTG CCCAGCGTGGAATCATCAAGTTTTGGGATGAGTTTGGCTATCTTTCTGCCAACTGGAACCAACCTCCATCTAGTGAGCTGCGTTTCAAACGCCGGAGAGCTATGGAAATTCCAACCACTATCCAGTGTG ATCTGTGTCTGAAATGGAGGACTCTCCCCTTCCAGCTGAGTTCAGTAGAAACAGATTACCCTGATACTTGGGTTTGCTCCATGAACCCTGATCCTGAGCAGGACCG CTGTGAAGCTTCTGAACAGAAGCAAAAGGTTCCTTTGGGGACATTAAAAAAGGACCCAAAGACacaggaagaaaagcagaagCAGCTGACAGAGAAAATTCGCCAGCAGCAGGAAAAGCTAGAAGCTCTTCAG AAAACCACGCCCATCCGCTCACAAGCTGACCTGAAGAAATTGCCCTTAGAAGTGACTACAAGACCTATTGAA GAACCTGTACGGAGACCTCAGCGTCCTCGGTCACCTCCTTTACCTGCGGTGATCAAGAATGCTCCTAGCAGACCCCCTTCTATTCAGACTCCCAGACCAAGTACCCAGCTCCGAAAGACGTCTGTTATCAGCCTTCCAAAACCACCCACTACAGCAGCCCGAGGAGAAACTAGTACTTCTAGGCTACTCCAGCCAACTGAGGCACCTCGAAAGCCTGCAAACCCTCCCATCAAGACTGTACCCCGACCCACCCCTCCTGTGCACACACCCCCACTATCTTTAATCCCCAGTTCCAAGAGCCTTCGGGAGGTCCCTGCTCAAAAAGCCATCAAAACTCCAGTGGTCAAGAAGCCAGAGCCACCTGTCAAACAGTCCGTG GCAACCTCAGGTCGGAAGCGGAGTCTTGCAGTCTCAGATGAGGAAGAGGCtgaagaagaagctgagaagaggagagagagatgcaaGCGGGGCAAACTTGCtgtgaaggaggaaaagaaggaagcaaatgAGGTG CTCTCAGACAGTGCTGGGGAAGATCACCCAGCTGAACTCAGGAAGGCTCAGAAAG ATAAAGGACTTCATGTAGAGGTCCGTGTGAACCGTGAGTGGTACACAGGCCGAGTCACAGCTGTGGAGGTGGGCAAGAATGCGGTTCGATGGAAAGTGAAGTTTGACTATGTGCCCACAGATACAACACCAAGAGACCGCtg GGTGGAGAAAGGCAGTGAAGATGTACGATTGATGAAGCCACCTTCCCCAGAGCATCAGAGCCCTGACACACAGCAAGaaggtggagaggaggaggaggctatgGTGGCCCGGCAGGCTGTGGCCTTGCCTGAGCCTTCCACCTCTGATGGTCTTCCCATTGAGCCTGATACCACTGCCACCAGTCCCAGCCATGAGACTATTGATCTCCTGGTCCAGATTCTTCG AAATTGCTTGCGGTATTTCTTACCTCCAAGTTTCCCCATCTCCAAGAAGGAGCTGAGTGTTATGAATTCAGAAGAACTAATATCTTTTCCTCTG AAAGAATACTTCAAGCAATATGAGGTGGGGCTCCAGAATCTGTGCCATTCCTACCAAAGCCGTGCTGATTCACGGGCAAAAGCCTCAGAGGAGAGCTTACGCACATCAGAGAAAAAGCTTCGTGAGACAGAGGAGAAGTTACAGAAGTTGAGGACCAACATTGTAGCACTCCTGCAAAAAGTGCAGGAG GACATAGACATCAACACAGATGATGAGCTGGATGCTTACATTGAGGACCTCATCACCAAAGGGGACTGA